One Novosphingobium sp. EMRT-2 DNA segment encodes these proteins:
- a CDS encoding S41 family peptidase, whose product MAKTPIAKTVASLFRATALVSAIALIPVTTAGLAAVDAKTGPEFTRLMAIYERIKANYVEPVDDDKLFKGAIDGMLATLDPHSSYLDARDFENLRTQTDGSYGGLGLSVTLEDGAVKVIAPMKGTPADLAGIKAGDYITHLDGKLIYGGSLDDAVDQMRGEVGTQIRLTVFRPGRDEPLDLTITRQVIELKPVEWKVKDNVGVISVSSFSANVGTQVAAAWRDIRAKTGNRPAGLILDLRGNPGGLLDEAVSLSDLFLEKGPIVSQRGRYARDNEVYNATPGDIAKGVPMIVLIDQGSASASEIVAGAMQDQHRAAIMGERSFGKGSVQTLIPLTRDTALKLTTARYYTPSGRSVQEGGIDPDVRVPQISDPDMRKRALRSYRESDLRGHLINELKDDKDLETDKGEDPRFKMTAEELKAKGIDDFQLYYAVQTLGRTAPQALAVKAAAGRR is encoded by the coding sequence ATGGCGAAGACCCCGATTGCGAAGACTGTGGCCTCCCTCTTCCGTGCCACCGCGCTCGTGTCGGCAATCGCGCTGATCCCGGTGACGACCGCCGGACTGGCCGCCGTGGACGCCAAGACCGGCCCCGAATTTACCCGGCTGATGGCGATCTACGAACGGATCAAGGCCAATTACGTGGAGCCGGTGGACGACGACAAGCTGTTCAAGGGCGCGATCGACGGCATGCTGGCCACGCTCGACCCGCACAGCTCCTATCTCGACGCGCGCGATTTCGAGAACCTGCGCACGCAGACCGATGGCTCCTATGGCGGGCTGGGCCTGTCGGTGACGCTGGAGGACGGCGCGGTGAAGGTGATCGCGCCGATGAAGGGCACGCCGGCCGATCTCGCCGGGATCAAGGCGGGCGATTACATCACCCACCTCGACGGCAAGCTGATCTACGGCGGCTCGCTCGACGATGCAGTGGACCAGATGCGCGGCGAAGTGGGCACGCAGATCCGCCTCACCGTGTTCCGCCCCGGCCGCGACGAGCCGCTCGACCTTACCATCACGCGCCAGGTGATCGAGCTGAAGCCGGTCGAATGGAAGGTGAAGGACAACGTCGGCGTGATCTCGGTATCGAGCTTCAGCGCCAACGTCGGCACGCAGGTCGCCGCCGCGTGGCGCGATATCCGCGCCAAGACGGGCAACCGCCCGGCCGGCCTGATCCTCGATCTGCGCGGCAACCCCGGCGGGCTGCTGGACGAAGCCGTCTCGCTCTCGGACCTGTTCCTCGAAAAGGGGCCGATCGTCTCGCAGCGCGGCCGCTATGCCCGCGACAACGAGGTCTATAACGCCACGCCGGGCGATATCGCCAAGGGCGTGCCGATGATCGTGCTGATCGATCAGGGGTCGGCGTCCGCGTCGGAAATCGTCGCCGGCGCGATGCAGGACCAGCACCGCGCGGCGATCATGGGCGAACGCAGCTTCGGCAAGGGCAGCGTGCAGACGCTGATCCCGCTGACGCGCGACACCGCGCTGAAGCTGACGACGGCGCGCTACTACACCCCCTCGGGCCGTTCGGTGCAGGAAGGCGGCATCGATCCCGACGTGCGCGTGCCGCAGATTTCCGACCCCGACATGCGCAAGCGCGCGCTGCGCTCCTATCGCGAAAGCGATCTGCGCGGGCATCTGATCAACGAGCTGAAGGACGACAAGGATCTCGAGACCGACAAGGGCGAGGATCCGCGCTTCAAGATGACCGCCGAGGAACTGAAGGCCAAGGGCATCGACGACTTCCAGCTCTATTACGCGGTGCAGACGCTGGGCCGGACCGCGCCGCAGGCGCTGGCCGTGAAGGCCGCGGCGGGAAGGCGCTGA
- a CDS encoding disulfide bond formation protein B, translating to MTPAQSRNAAYTLALLIPAALMGGALIAQFAFGLPPCEMCWWQRYPHIAAIVMALIAQTQRRTGGGDMLVTLAAVATGISGLIGAFHAGVEYGWWEGITTCSSHKLGNDPLAAIMSAPVIRCDVAPWTLFGVSLAGYNFLISMAGAIAVFRLLGRARRSAGGLQA from the coding sequence ATGACGCCGGCCCAGTCCCGCAACGCCGCCTACACCCTGGCGCTGCTGATCCCCGCCGCGCTGATGGGCGGGGCGCTAATCGCGCAGTTCGCGTTCGGCCTGCCGCCGTGCGAGATGTGCTGGTGGCAGCGCTATCCGCATATCGCCGCGATCGTCATGGCGCTGATCGCGCAGACGCAGCGCCGTACCGGCGGGGGCGACATGCTGGTGACGCTGGCCGCCGTCGCCACGGGCATCAGCGGGCTGATCGGGGCGTTCCACGCCGGCGTCGAATACGGCTGGTGGGAAGGCATCACCACATGCTCCTCGCACAAGCTGGGCAATGATCCGCTGGCCGCCATCATGTCGGCGCCGGTGATCCGCTGCGATGTCGCGCCGTGGACGCTGTTCGGGGTGAGCCTGGCGGGCTACAACTTTCTCATTTCCATGGCCGGCGCGATCGCGGTCTTCAGACTGCTGGGGCGCGCCCGCCGTTCCGCCGGAGGATTGCAGGCATGA
- a CDS encoding demethoxyubiquinone hydroxylase family protein, which yields MNDRFAAMIRVDQAGEYGAVRIYAGQMAVMGDRAPHSAEVAAMAAQEADHRKRFDALLAQRGVRPTALQPVWSVAGFALGAATALIGPEAAMACTAAIETEIDRHYTEQLDELGEDDPELAAMVREFRDDEREHRDAAIAAGAERAPAYPVLFHAIRFGCRAAIALSKRI from the coding sequence ATGAATGACAGGTTCGCCGCGATGATCCGGGTCGATCAGGCCGGCGAATACGGCGCCGTGCGCATCTATGCCGGGCAGATGGCGGTGATGGGCGATCGCGCGCCGCATTCGGCCGAAGTCGCGGCGATGGCGGCGCAGGAAGCCGATCACCGCAAGCGGTTCGACGCGTTGCTGGCGCAGCGCGGCGTGCGGCCGACGGCGCTCCAGCCGGTGTGGTCGGTTGCCGGGTTCGCGCTGGGCGCGGCCACCGCGCTGATCGGGCCGGAAGCGGCGATGGCCTGCACCGCAGCCATCGAAACCGAGATCGACCGCCACTATACCGAACAGCTCGACGAACTGGGCGAGGACGACCCGGAGCTGGCCGCCATGGTGCGCGAGTTCCGCGATGACGAGCGCGAGCACCGCGATGCGGCGATCGCCGCCGGGGCCGAGCGCGCGCCGGCCTATCCGGTGCTGTTCCACGCCATCCGCTTCGGCTGCCGCGCGGCGATCGCCCTTTCGAAGCGGATCTGA
- the fabI gene encoding enoyl-ACP reductase FabI: MTGLMEGKRGLIMGLANDKSLAWGIARKLREQGAELAFSYPGEALEKRVRPLAASLDSDFLIECDVSDMTALDAAFETLKARWPTIDFVVHAIGFSDKNELRGRYYDTSLDNFLTTMNISAYSLVAVTKRAIAMMPEGGSILTLTYYGAEKVVPHYNVMGVAKAALETSVQYLANDCGPQGVRVNAISAGPIKTLAASGIGDFRYILKWNELNSPLRRNVTIEDVGGAGLYFLSDLSSGVTGEVHHVDAGYHTVGMKQEDAPDIALG; the protein is encoded by the coding sequence ATGACCGGACTGATGGAAGGAAAGCGGGGCCTGATCATGGGCCTTGCCAATGACAAGTCGCTGGCGTGGGGGATCGCCCGCAAGCTGCGTGAACAAGGTGCCGAACTGGCCTTCTCCTACCCCGGCGAGGCGCTGGAAAAGCGCGTCCGCCCGCTGGCGGCTAGCCTGGACAGCGATTTCCTGATCGAATGCGACGTATCGGACATGACGGCGCTCGATGCCGCGTTCGAAACACTGAAGGCGCGGTGGCCGACGATCGATTTCGTGGTCCATGCCATTGGCTTTTCGGACAAGAACGAGTTGCGCGGCCGGTATTATGACACCTCGCTCGACAATTTCCTGACGACGATGAACATCTCGGCCTACAGCCTCGTCGCCGTGACCAAGCGCGCCATCGCGATGATGCCCGAAGGCGGATCGATCCTCACGCTGACCTATTACGGCGCCGAAAAGGTCGTGCCGCACTACAACGTGATGGGCGTGGCCAAGGCGGCGCTGGAAACCAGCGTGCAGTACCTCGCCAACGATTGCGGGCCGCAGGGCGTACGCGTCAACGCGATATCGGCCGGTCCGATCAAGACGCTGGCGGCCAGCGGAATCGGCGATTTCCGCTATATCCTCAAGTGGAACGAGCTGAACTCGCCGCTGCGGCGGAACGTGACAATCGAGGACGTCGGCGGGGCGGGGCTCTATTTTCTGTCGGACCTGTCCTCGGGCGTGACCGGCGAAGTCCACCATGTCGACGCGGGCTACCACACGGTCGGCATGAAGCAGGAAGACGCGCCCGACATCGCACTGGGCTGA
- a CDS encoding YihY/virulence factor BrkB family protein: protein MTPVSGLSPGPGDDGTERAASSPAGPPIAPLIDVPDLSPEARRRAALRLPPDAQGFVAPVPPTRHARALEVIRRVWTGVYHDGFIHAGNFAYMVLIALFPFFITGAAIFSALGEASQRAAAINTVLIAMPPVVAEALDPVARSVVEMRTGWLLWVGGLIGLWTVGSLVETIRDILRRAYGTRWEHAFWRYRLASTGLIVASVILILLSIAAQVAIGTAQQAIEAWMPQFSGWIASLSLSRFVPAVIFFLALWLLFISLTPGAYRGRRYPKWPGALLVSLWWLAVTGALPGVLRHFFTYNLTYGSLAGVMIALFFFWLVGLGMVVGAELNAALAETPEERDVVGQADDRARRARRMSIEQEGA, encoded by the coding sequence ATGACTCCCGTATCCGGCCTTTCGCCCGGGCCGGGCGATGACGGAACGGAACGGGCTGCATCCTCGCCGGCCGGGCCGCCGATCGCACCGCTGATCGATGTTCCCGACCTTTCGCCCGAAGCCCGCCGCCGCGCCGCCCTGCGGCTCCCCCCGGATGCGCAGGGTTTTGTAGCGCCCGTGCCGCCCACCCGCCACGCGCGGGCGCTGGAAGTGATCCGCCGGGTGTGGACCGGCGTCTATCACGACGGGTTCATCCACGCCGGCAACTTCGCCTACATGGTGCTGATCGCACTGTTCCCGTTCTTCATCACCGGCGCGGCGATCTTTTCCGCGCTGGGCGAGGCCAGCCAGCGCGCCGCCGCGATCAACACCGTGCTGATCGCGATGCCGCCGGTGGTGGCCGAAGCGCTCGATCCGGTGGCGCGCAGCGTGGTGGAGATGCGCACCGGGTGGCTGCTGTGGGTGGGCGGGCTGATCGGGCTGTGGACGGTGGGCAGCCTTGTCGAAACGATCCGCGACATCCTGCGCCGCGCCTATGGCACGCGCTGGGAGCACGCCTTCTGGCGCTATCGACTGGCGTCCACCGGACTGATCGTGGCCTCGGTTATCCTGATCCTGCTCTCCATCGCCGCGCAAGTGGCGATCGGCACCGCGCAACAGGCGATCGAGGCGTGGATGCCGCAGTTCAGCGGATGGATCGCCAGCCTGTCGCTGTCGCGCTTCGTGCCGGCGGTGATCTTCTTCCTGGCGCTGTGGCTGCTGTTCATTTCGCTGACCCCCGGCGCCTACCGGGGCAGGCGCTATCCCAAATGGCCCGGCGCGCTGCTGGTCAGCCTGTGGTGGCTGGCGGTCACCGGGGCACTGCCGGGAGTGTTGCGCCATTTCTTCACTTACAACCTAACGTACGGAAGCCTTGCCGGCGTGATGATCGCGCTTTTCTTTTTCTGGCTTGTCGGCTTAGGGATGGTGGTAGGAGCCGAACTCAACGCTGCGCTCGCGGAAACGCCCGAAGAGCGCGATGTGGTGGGGCAGGCTGACGATCGCGCGCGCAGGGCGCGCCGGATGAGCATCGAGCAAGAGGGCGCATGA
- a CDS encoding DnaJ C-terminal domain-containing protein: MADPYSILGVNRSASEKDVKSAYRKLAKELHPDRNKDNPKAAERFAEVTQAYDLLSDEDKRAQFDRGEIDAEGNPTSPFGFGGAGGGFGGAQHGYRHSGGFEGAGAEGIDIGDIFEGLFGGRGGQPGGGGGFGGFGGARRGPPPKGANVGYRLQVSFTDAASRASQRITLSDGKTIDLKLPAGVESGQQVRIPGKGEQGPGGAGDAIVTIEVGSHPFYERDGDNIRLDLPVTLDEAVNGGKVKVPTVDGPVMLTVAPGSSSGRTLRLKGRGFTRKDGTRGDQLVTLQIDLPPADGELGADLQTRLAGWQDTRNPRGKLGV, encoded by the coding sequence ATGGCAGATCCCTATTCCATTCTTGGCGTAAACCGCAGCGCGAGCGAAAAGGACGTGAAATCCGCGTACCGCAAGCTTGCCAAGGAACTCCATCCGGACCGGAACAAGGACAATCCCAAGGCGGCCGAACGGTTTGCCGAGGTGACGCAGGCCTATGACCTCCTGTCCGACGAGGACAAGCGCGCCCAGTTCGACCGGGGCGAGATCGACGCGGAGGGCAATCCCACCAGCCCCTTCGGCTTCGGCGGCGCGGGCGGCGGCTTTGGCGGGGCGCAGCACGGCTATCGCCATTCGGGCGGCTTCGAGGGCGCCGGTGCCGAGGGCATCGATATCGGCGACATCTTCGAGGGCCTGTTCGGCGGGCGCGGCGGCCAGCCCGGCGGCGGTGGCGGTTTCGGCGGCTTCGGCGGCGCGCGGCGTGGCCCGCCGCCCAAGGGCGCCAACGTCGGCTACCGGCTGCAGGTCTCGTTCACCGACGCCGCCAGCCGGGCCAGCCAGCGCATCACCCTGTCAGACGGCAAGACCATCGACCTCAAGCTGCCCGCGGGCGTGGAAAGCGGCCAGCAGGTGCGCATTCCCGGCAAGGGCGAACAAGGCCCCGGTGGCGCCGGCGACGCGATCGTGACGATCGAGGTGGGCAGCCACCCGTTCTACGAGCGCGATGGCGACAACATCCGGCTCGACCTGCCGGTCACGCTCGACGAGGCAGTCAACGGCGGCAAGGTGAAGGTGCCGACCGTGGATGGCCCGGTGATGCTCACCGTCGCGCCCGGCAGCAGCAGCGGCCGCACGCTGCGGCTGAAGGGCAGGGGTTTTACCCGCAAGGACGGCACGCGCGGCGATCAGCTGGTGACGCTGCAGATCGACCTCCCGCCCGCCGACGGCGAGCTGGGCGCCGATCTCCAGACCCGGCTCGCAGGATGGCAGGACACCCGGAACCCGCGCGGCAAGCTGGGCGTTTAA
- the pdxH gene encoding pyridoxamine 5'-phosphate oxidase produces MKPEQARDAIPHADPFAIFEEWFAQARASEPNDPNAMALATATPEGVPSVRMVLLKGHGPDGFVFYTNFHSRKGGELAANRHVALLFHWKSLRRQIRVEGTITEVTAAEADAYFASRHPESRLGSAASDQSRPLDSRQTYLDRVDALRAQYPDGEVTRPVHWSGYRVKPAAIEFWQDRDHRLHERRRFVTDGAGGWTSTLLYP; encoded by the coding sequence GTGAAACCTGAACAAGCGCGCGATGCCATCCCCCATGCCGATCCGTTCGCCATCTTCGAGGAATGGTTCGCGCAGGCGCGGGCCAGCGAGCCCAACGATCCCAACGCCATGGCGCTCGCCACCGCGACGCCCGAAGGCGTGCCGTCGGTGCGGATGGTGCTGCTGAAAGGGCATGGGCCGGATGGCTTCGTGTTCTACACCAACTTCCACAGCCGCAAGGGCGGCGAACTGGCCGCGAACCGGCACGTCGCGCTGCTGTTCCACTGGAAATCGCTGCGCCGGCAGATTCGCGTCGAAGGCACCATCACCGAAGTGACGGCGGCCGAGGCGGACGCCTATTTCGCCAGCCGGCATCCCGAATCGCGGCTGGGTTCGGCCGCCTCGGACCAGTCGCGCCCGCTCGATTCGCGGCAGACCTACCTTGACCGGGTGGACGCCCTGCGCGCGCAATACCCGGACGGAGAGGTCACGCGGCCGGTGCACTGGTCCGGCTATCGCGTGAAGCCCGCCGCCATCGAGTTCTGGCAGGACCGCGACCATCGCCTGCACGAACGCCGCCGCTTCGTGACCGATGGCGCCGGCGGCTGGACCAGCACGCTGCTTTACCCGTAA
- a CDS encoding cation diffusion facilitator family transporter, with translation MSAIPSDLNRRAAMASMAVATLLAGLKLWAVISTHSTAMLGSLADTGLDLVASAATLLGVWVAAQPADHNHRFGHGKAEALAAMFQVVLISISALGLAWRAVGQFLGGERVAEAESGVIVSVVAMVATVALLAYQRHVIRQTGSLAISTDNVHYKSDLFLNLAVIAALVLDHYFALAGVDAVFAFGIALWLGWGAWGASQEAIEQLMDHEWPLEKRERFLEVVARHPELKGLHDLRTRTSGNRDFVQFHVWVDGKMTVTEAHRVMDEIEEKLMEAFPGVEVLIHPDPEGLVNEAPLGARDLLAPGPDGESPALAVQGAPAQALPAGGLST, from the coding sequence ATGAGCGCGATCCCCTCCGATCTCAACCGGCGCGCGGCGATGGCCAGCATGGCCGTGGCGACGCTGCTGGCCGGCCTGAAACTGTGGGCGGTGATCTCCACGCATTCGACCGCGATGCTGGGAAGCCTGGCCGATACCGGGCTGGACCTGGTGGCCAGCGCCGCCACGCTGCTGGGGGTATGGGTCGCGGCGCAGCCGGCCGATCACAACCACCGCTTCGGGCACGGCAAGGCCGAAGCGCTGGCGGCGATGTTCCAGGTCGTGCTGATCTCGATCTCGGCGCTGGGCCTGGCCTGGCGCGCGGTGGGGCAGTTCCTGGGCGGAGAGCGGGTGGCAGAGGCCGAATCGGGCGTGATCGTCTCGGTTGTGGCGATGGTGGCCACGGTGGCGCTGCTTGCCTATCAGCGACATGTGATCCGCCAGACCGGCAGCCTCGCGATCAGCACCGACAACGTCCACTACAAATCGGACCTGTTTCTCAATCTCGCGGTGATCGCCGCGCTCGTACTCGATCATTACTTCGCGCTGGCCGGCGTCGATGCGGTCTTCGCGTTCGGCATCGCGCTGTGGCTGGGCTGGGGCGCGTGGGGCGCTTCGCAGGAAGCCATCGAGCAGCTGATGGACCACGAATGGCCGCTTGAAAAGCGCGAACGGTTCCTCGAGGTTGTGGCGCGGCATCCCGAACTCAAGGGCCTGCACGATCTGCGCACGCGCACCAGCGGAAATCGCGATTTCGTGCAGTTCCACGTCTGGGTGGACGGCAAGATGACCGTGACCGAGGCGCACCGCGTGATGGACGAGATCGAGGAAAAGCTGATGGAGGCCTTCCCCGGTGTGGAAGTGTTGATTCACCCCGATCCCGAAGGCCTGGTGAACGAGGCGCCGCTGGGCGCGCGCGATCTTCTCGCGCCGGGGCCGGACGGGGAAAGCCCGGCGCTGGCGGTGCAGGGCGCTCCCGCCCAAGCATTGCCAGCGGGGGGACTTTCTACCTGA
- a CDS encoding serine hydrolase — MARPRLSHILPLLIVPALIGCGRSGEAPAPPPPPLSDAAMKAVVEEPGTNREGLARAVDALFTDAAASETRAVIVMRGGRIVAERYAPGYHENTRFVSWSMAKSITGVMIGMLVSDGRLRLNESAPVPAWQRPGDPRGEITLRQLLQMRSGLKHVEAGDPVYRSDEVRMLFLDGRDDMARYAEDQPLDSEPGKTFRYSTATSVILSDLAARALAPVPDAEHRRRAVAEYLRTRLFEPAGMRSMLPEFDAAGTLIGGSLIHGTARDWARFGEFLRNKGSVRGAQIIPRQWIDFMTTPSPRQAQYGAQIWLNRTPSGKDRPALFPDRGPKDLFACIGHLGQYVLVSPSRKLVVVRLGKTPDDKLGAVTGHLADIVGTFR; from the coding sequence ATGGCCCGCCCGCGCTTGTCCCATATCCTGCCCCTGCTGATTGTGCCAGCCTTGATCGGCTGCGGCAGGTCCGGGGAAGCGCCCGCACCGCCGCCCCCGCCGCTTTCAGACGCCGCGATGAAGGCGGTTGTCGAGGAACCGGGAACGAATCGCGAAGGCCTGGCCCGCGCGGTCGATGCACTGTTCACCGATGCGGCGGCTTCGGAAACGCGCGCGGTGATCGTCATGCGCGGTGGACGGATCGTGGCCGAACGCTATGCCCCCGGCTACCACGAGAACACCCGCTTCGTGAGCTGGTCGATGGCCAAGTCGATCACCGGCGTGATGATCGGCATGCTCGTCTCGGACGGACGGCTGCGCCTCAACGAATCGGCGCCCGTCCCTGCCTGGCAGCGCCCCGGCGATCCGCGCGGGGAGATCACGCTGCGGCAGCTTCTCCAGATGCGCTCAGGCCTCAAGCACGTCGAGGCGGGCGATCCCGTCTATCGGTCCGACGAGGTGCGGATGCTGTTCCTCGACGGGCGCGACGACATGGCGCGCTATGCCGAGGACCAGCCGCTCGACAGCGAACCGGGCAAGACCTTCCGCTATTCTACCGCGACCAGCGTGATCCTGTCCGATCTGGCCGCGCGCGCGCTGGCGCCCGTGCCCGATGCCGAGCATCGCCGCCGCGCCGTGGCCGAATACCTGCGCACGCGCCTGTTCGAACCGGCGGGGATGCGCTCGATGCTGCCGGAATTCGACGCGGCGGGCACGCTGATCGGCGGATCGCTGATCCACGGCACCGCGCGCGACTGGGCGCGGTTCGGCGAGTTCCTGCGCAACAAGGGATCGGTGCGCGGGGCGCAGATCATCCCGCGCCAGTGGATCGACTTCATGACCACGCCATCGCCCCGTCAGGCGCAATACGGCGCGCAGATCTGGCTGAACCGCACGCCCAGCGGCAAGGACCGGCCCGCGCTGTTCCCCGATCGCGGCCCGAAGGACCTGTTCGCCTGCATCGGCCACCTTGGCCAGTACGTGCTGGTTTCGCCCAGCCGCAAGCTGGTGGTGGTGCGCCTCGGCAAGACACCCGACGACAAGCTGGGCGCGGTGACCGGCCACCTTGCCGACATCGTGGGCACGTTCAGGTAG
- the mnmA gene encoding tRNA 2-thiouridine(34) synthase MnmA, giving the protein MASLSSVYDYATFFDLPQPLNARRIVVAMSGGVDSSVVAGLAAASGAEVIGVTLQLYDYGAATGRKGACCAGDDIRDARAVADRLGIAHYVFDHESSFREDVVERFADDYLAGRTPIPCIRCNMGPKFTDLLRMARELGADCLATGHYVRRVIGAAGPELRRALDPARDQSYFLYGTTEEQLAFLRFPLGGLPKTETRRIAAELGLGVAAKPDSQDICFVPDGDYARVVRSVRPEGDAPGEIVHAATGEVLGQHRGIIHYTVGQRRGLEIGGQPEPLYVTALDAPLRRVLVGPKAMLAVGRARIVETNRVGPLPQDTPLTAKVRSLAKPVPVVLEGPFGEGADTAIRFLQPEYGVAPGQAAVLYAGDRVVGGGWIAETGRWQDAA; this is encoded by the coding sequence ATGGCCAGTCTTTCCTCCGTTTACGATTACGCTACTTTTTTTGATCTGCCGCAGCCGTTGAACGCGCGGCGGATCGTCGTGGCGATGTCGGGCGGCGTGGATAGCTCGGTCGTGGCGGGCCTCGCCGCCGCCAGCGGTGCCGAAGTGATCGGCGTGACGCTGCAGCTCTATGATTACGGCGCCGCCACGGGGCGCAAGGGCGCCTGCTGCGCGGGTGACGACATCCGTGACGCGCGCGCCGTGGCCGACCGGCTGGGCATCGCGCATTACGTGTTCGATCACGAATCCAGCTTTCGCGAGGACGTGGTCGAGCGATTCGCCGACGATTATCTGGCCGGTCGCACGCCGATTCCCTGCATCCGCTGCAACATGGGGCCGAAATTCACCGACCTGTTGCGGATGGCGCGCGAACTGGGCGCGGACTGCCTGGCGACGGGGCATTACGTACGCCGCGTGATCGGCGCGGCGGGGCCGGAACTGCGCCGCGCGCTCGATCCCGCGCGTGACCAGAGCTATTTCCTCTATGGCACCACCGAGGAGCAGCTCGCCTTCCTGCGCTTTCCGCTGGGCGGCCTGCCGAAGACCGAAACGCGCCGGATCGCCGCCGAACTGGGCCTCGGCGTCGCGGCCAAGCCCGACAGCCAGGACATCTGCTTCGTTCCCGATGGCGATTACGCGCGCGTCGTGCGTTCGGTGCGCCCCGAAGGCGACGCGCCGGGCGAGATCGTCCATGCTGCCACCGGCGAAGTGCTCGGCCAGCATCGCGGTATCATCCATTACACGGTCGGCCAGCGGCGCGGGCTGGAGATCGGCGGCCAGCCCGAACCGCTCTATGTCACCGCGCTCGATGCGCCGCTGCGGCGCGTGCTGGTGGGGCCGAAGGCCATGCTCGCCGTCGGCCGCGCGCGAATCGTCGAGACCAACCGCGTCGGACCCCTGCCGCAGGATACGCCGCTAACCGCCAAGGTCCGGTCGCTGGCCAAGCCGGTGCCGGTAGTGCTGGAAGGGCCGTTCGGAGAGGGTGCGGACACCGCCATCCGGTTCCTGCAGCCGGAATACGGCGTCGCGCCGGGGCAGGCGGCGGTCCTTTATGCCGGCGATCGGGTGGTCGGCGGCGGCTGGATCGCCGAAACCGGCCGCTGGCAGGATGCGGCCTGA
- a CDS encoding DUF1153 domain-containing protein: MIENQKIRPAQVIGPLGEPLTVDSLPPPNTKRWVVRRKAEVVAAVNGGLLTIDEVCERYSLTIEEFASWQRAVDRSGMQGLRVTRIQHYRDLYERQLKY, encoded by the coding sequence ATGATCGAGAACCAGAAAATCAGACCGGCGCAAGTTATCGGACCTCTCGGCGAACCGCTGACGGTCGATAGCCTGCCGCCCCCCAACACCAAGCGCTGGGTGGTCCGGCGCAAGGCCGAAGTCGTGGCCGCCGTCAATGGCGGGCTGCTGACGATCGACGAAGTGTGCGAACGCTACAGCCTGACGATCGAGGAATTCGCCTCGTGGCAGCGGGCGGTCGACCGCTCCGGCATGCAGGGCCTGCGCGTCACGCGCATCCAGCACTACCGCGATCTGTACGAGCGCCAGCTCAAGTATTGA